A DNA window from Flavobacteriales bacterium contains the following coding sequences:
- a CDS encoding fibronectin type III domain-containing protein, translating into MKKIRCSLAYHRMPIGSFGDFAGGVRDGIYGNATEFDTPPLDQAAYQSILSDYLNKRYAYKQGGNAQIGPYQAALEKLLSTLDSLAEYVDSVASEDENIILLSGFVPTKASNSKVPKPGQATGVTITRGSTGVLRAECDNQNVGIYYGCIVTMGAPLPTSMYIDKYGQFRVLVNETDDAPAQVLLGSIIDLNMNRRKEFSGLTPGVTYYFAFYVVNAQGVGSLSTPASLMCG; encoded by the coding sequence ATGAAAAAGATCAGATGCAGTTTAGCCTATCATCGCATGCCAATAGGCAGTTTTGGAGATTTTGCCGGAGGTGTACGCGATGGCATTTATGGCAATGCCACCGAGTTCGACACACCCCCGCTGGATCAAGCAGCCTATCAGTCCATTCTCAGCGACTATCTCAATAAACGCTATGCTTACAAGCAGGGAGGAAACGCGCAGATAGGCCCATACCAGGCCGCGTTGGAAAAACTTCTGTCAACGCTCGATAGCTTGGCAGAATATGTCGATTCGGTAGCATCAGAAGATGAGAACATCATCCTACTATCAGGGTTTGTGCCCACAAAAGCCAGCAACAGTAAAGTCCCCAAGCCAGGCCAAGCTACAGGCGTAACCATCACGAGGGGCTCTACAGGTGTGCTACGGGCCGAATGCGATAACCAGAACGTGGGTATCTACTACGGCTGCATCGTTACCATGGGCGCTCCGCTCCCCACCAGTATGTACATCGATAAATATGGTCAGTTCCGTGTGCTGGTAAACGAAACAGACGATGCGCCCGCACAAGTGCTCCTTGGTAGCATCATCGATCTGAATATGAACCGCAGAAAAGAATTCAGTGGGCTTACCCCTGGTGTAACCTACTATTTTGCTTTCTATGTGGTTAATGCGCAGGGTGTAGGATCACTTAGCACACCTGCCAGCTTAATGTGTGGTTAG
- a CDS encoding acyl-CoA dehydrogenase family protein, protein MTEFIERPLFTEEHDMFRHSVRDFIAQEIVPHNAEWEKNHMVSRESWRKIGENGFLCMQAPEAYGGLGIEDFRYNAIFSEELSRAGVAGPAVGYPLHSDIVLPYILDFGSEEMKAKWCPKMISGEAIGAIAMTEPAAGSDLQGMKCTAEDKGDHYLVNGSKTFITNGYLCDVAVTAVKTDPSMGAKGISMLLMEATMEGFTKGEPFHKIGLHAQDTCELFFDNVKVPKENLIGKEGEGFKYLMTELAQERLVVGIGAIGAAEGIFWKTVKYVNERNAFGQAISRFQNTRFKMAEMATEITKARAFLDACIALHNEGKLDASMASMVKLTCTEVQCQVADECLQLHGGYGYIWEYDVARAWADARVQRIYAGTNEIMKELIARKVLGK, encoded by the coding sequence ATGACCGAATTCATTGAGCGCCCGTTATTCACCGAGGAACACGATATGTTCCGCCATTCCGTAAGAGACTTTATTGCACAAGAGATCGTGCCGCACAATGCCGAGTGGGAAAAGAACCACATGGTCAGTCGCGAAAGCTGGAGGAAAATAGGAGAGAACGGCTTCCTGTGTATGCAAGCACCAGAAGCCTATGGCGGTCTTGGAATCGAGGATTTCCGCTACAATGCCATCTTCTCAGAAGAGTTGAGCAGGGCAGGAGTAGCTGGTCCGGCAGTGGGTTACCCACTACACAGCGATATCGTATTGCCATACATCCTCGATTTCGGTTCGGAGGAAATGAAAGCGAAATGGTGTCCGAAAATGATCAGTGGCGAGGCCATTGGCGCCATTGCCATGACAGAGCCTGCGGCCGGTAGCGACCTCCAAGGAATGAAATGCACCGCAGAGGATAAAGGCGATCATTACTTGGTGAATGGCTCTAAGACTTTCATCACCAACGGTTATCTGTGCGATGTGGCGGTTACGGCCGTTAAGACGGATCCAAGCATGGGTGCCAAAGGCATCAGCATGCTGTTGATGGAAGCCACCATGGAAGGTTTTACCAAAGGCGAACCATTTCACAAGATAGGTTTGCATGCGCAAGATACCTGCGAGCTTTTCTTCGATAACGTAAAAGTGCCGAAAGAGAACTTGATCGGGAAAGAAGGCGAAGGTTTCAAATACCTGATGACCGAATTGGCGCAGGAGCGTTTGGTAGTAGGAATTGGTGCCATTGGTGCAGCAGAAGGAATTTTCTGGAAAACTGTTAAGTATGTCAATGAGCGGAATGCTTTCGGTCAGGCCATTTCACGTTTCCAGAACACGCGTTTCAAAATGGCCGAAATGGCCACAGAGATCACCAAGGCACGTGCCTTTCTCGATGCTTGCATTGCCTTGCACAACGAAGGAAAATTGGATGCATCCATGGCCAGCATGGTCAAACTGACCTGCACAGAAGTGCAATGCCAAGTGGCCGATGAGTGTCTGCAATTGCATGGCGGCTACGGCTACATCTGGGAATACGATGTGGCGCGTGCTTGGGCAGATGCCCGCGTGCAACGCATCTATGCAGGCACCAACGAGATCATGAAAGAACTGATTGCCCGTAAAGTGCTAGGCAAATAG
- a CDS encoding T9SS type A sorting domain-containing protein: METTTTVYGFMGDTTVQGEQWFKTYASPDSTFTTNLAYHGLLRQENGYVFYRNTTSAIDTLYNFNMELGDSVLYNFWGQNEAYIHVVAIDSISINGEMYKRLSFDEPIFGFFLMDEKWIEGIGSVHGPLFPLHPEAFSEEMPDSLNLVCTHVNEILYWNNPFYDNCSVNIILDIENPEIPGFSIYPNPSSNQIIISQEQTNTGQFFVSDMLGKKVLSGSLLSSDQSVDISHLKDGVYIVTVLLDDTPLTKQIMKY, translated from the coding sequence GTGGAAACCACAACAACGGTCTACGGGTTTATGGGCGACACGACCGTTCAGGGCGAACAATGGTTCAAAACATACGCGTCACCCGATTCTACATTTACCACCAACTTGGCATACCATGGTCTGTTACGCCAAGAAAACGGCTACGTTTTCTATCGGAATACAACAAGCGCCATAGACACGCTATACAATTTCAACATGGAACTTGGAGACAGCGTTCTTTACAACTTTTGGGGTCAGAATGAAGCATACATACATGTAGTGGCCATCGACAGTATTTCCATCAATGGTGAGATGTACAAAAGACTATCATTTGACGAACCCATTTTCGGGTTCTTCCTGATGGACGAAAAGTGGATTGAAGGAATTGGAAGTGTGCACGGACCACTTTTCCCGCTGCATCCAGAAGCTTTCAGTGAAGAGATGCCCGATAGTTTAAACCTGGTCTGTACCCATGTGAACGAAATCCTGTATTGGAACAACCCGTTCTACGACAATTGTTCGGTCAACATAATCCTTGATATTGAAAACCCGGAAATACCTGGCTTCAGCATCTACCCCAATCCGTCAAGCAATCAGATCATTATCAGCCAAGAACAGACCAACACCGGACAGTTCTTTGTAAGTGACATGCTCGGAAAGAAGGTTCTTTCAGGTTCATTGCTTTCCAGTGATCAATCGGTGGACATAAGCCATTTGAAAGATGGCGTTTATATCGTCACGGTTTTGCTTGACGATACGCCTTTGACCAAGCAGATAATGAAGTATTGA
- a CDS encoding S-adenosylmethionine:tRNA ribosyltransferase-isomerase, which translates to MNDRPSNAHPSALAISDYSYQLPDARIAKYPLSQRATSKLLVYRDGEITEQVFKDLPSMLQANDCLVFNDTRVIHARIHFQRETGAQIEILCLEPMEPAEVSEAFANRKSTVWKAMVGNGKRWKTGELLSRRIASTTGDYQLRVELCGKETDAYVVRFSWDAELSFAEVLDDVGILPLPPYLNRDTEMEDEERYQTVYAQADGSVAAPTAGLHFTKEVFDELKEKGVQSLFVTLHVGAGTFKPVKSDTMHGHEMHKERILVSVTTIEKMRAAAADNRIIAVGTTSLRTIESIYWFGVKLLAGHKMEAFSVGQWDPYELADETVEVSEALDAVLLWLRKNELNYLNGYTQVLIAPGYRIRMADALITNFHQPQSTLLLLVAALIGPDWRRVYDHALQHDFRFLSFGDSSILFRNG; encoded by the coding sequence ATGAACGACAGACCATCCAACGCACATCCATCTGCACTGGCCATCAGCGATTATAGCTACCAGTTGCCAGATGCACGCATTGCCAAGTATCCGCTCAGCCAGCGAGCTACCAGCAAGCTGCTTGTTTATCGTGATGGCGAAATCACGGAGCAGGTCTTCAAAGACCTGCCCAGCATGCTGCAGGCCAACGATTGCCTGGTGTTCAACGATACGCGCGTCATCCATGCACGCATTCACTTTCAACGCGAAACAGGTGCGCAAATAGAGATCCTTTGCCTGGAACCCATGGAGCCAGCAGAGGTTTCGGAAGCCTTTGCCAATAGGAAAAGCACGGTTTGGAAAGCCATGGTAGGCAATGGCAAACGCTGGAAAACGGGAGAGTTGCTCAGCAGAAGGATTGCAAGCACAACGGGTGATTATCAGCTGCGTGTAGAACTATGCGGAAAAGAGACAGACGCCTATGTTGTTCGCTTTTCGTGGGATGCGGAGCTCAGCTTTGCGGAGGTCTTGGATGATGTGGGCATACTGCCGCTTCCACCGTATCTCAACCGCGATACGGAAATGGAAGACGAAGAACGCTACCAAACGGTGTATGCGCAGGCCGATGGCTCTGTGGCGGCACCTACGGCTGGGCTTCATTTTACCAAAGAAGTGTTTGATGAACTGAAAGAGAAGGGCGTGCAATCGCTGTTTGTTACGCTGCATGTGGGTGCCGGAACCTTCAAGCCTGTCAAGTCAGACACTATGCATGGCCACGAGATGCACAAGGAGCGCATACTTGTTTCGGTAACTACCATCGAAAAGATGCGTGCTGCGGCTGCAGATAATCGCATCATTGCCGTAGGAACCACCTCCTTGCGCACCATCGAAAGCATCTATTGGTTTGGGGTTAAGCTGCTGGCCGGACACAAGATGGAAGCCTTTTCGGTAGGGCAGTGGGACCCTTACGAACTGGCCGATGAAACGGTGGAGGTTTCCGAAGCATTGGATGCCGTGCTACTATGGCTTCGCAAGAACGAACTGAATTACTTGAACGGCTACACGCAAGTGCTCATTGCTCCAGGTTATCGCATACGGATGGCCGATGCGCTCATCACGAATTTCCACCAACCGCAAAGCACCTTATTGTTGCTGGTAGCTGCTCTTATCGGTCCAGATTGGAGACGTGTGTACGACCATGCCCTTCAGCACGATTTCCGTTTTCTAAGCTTTGGCGATAGTTCCATTCTCTTCCGAAACGGGTAG
- the rimK gene encoding 30S ribosomal protein S6--L-glutamate ligase, translated as MKIAILSRNAKLYSTNRLVEAGEQRGHQMLVVDHSKCDIIIEKKRPHIMYKGEELTDIDAIIPRIGASITFYGTAVVRQFEMMKVFSAIESQALVRSRDKLRSLQILSRAGLGLPKTAFTNYSKDVSELIKQVGGAPCVIKLLEGTQGVGVVLAETQQAAESVLEAFNGLQARVIVQQFIKEAGGADIRAFVVDGVVVGAMKRQGKEGEFRSNLHRGGTATVHQLSEDEENAALKAAKVLGLGIAGVDMLQSKSGPMIMEVNSSPGLEGIEGATNKNIAGAIIRYIERNV; from the coding sequence ATGAAAATTGCCATTCTATCTAGAAACGCTAAACTCTATTCTACCAACCGATTGGTGGAAGCTGGCGAACAACGCGGCCATCAAATGCTGGTAGTCGACCACTCCAAGTGCGACATCATCATTGAGAAAAAGCGTCCGCACATCATGTACAAGGGCGAGGAATTGACCGACATTGACGCCATCATTCCGCGTATCGGTGCTTCCATCACGTTTTACGGAACAGCCGTGGTGCGCCAATTTGAGATGATGAAGGTCTTTTCGGCCATCGAATCGCAGGCCTTAGTTCGCTCGCGCGATAAACTCCGCAGCTTGCAGATCCTTTCAAGAGCTGGTCTTGGGCTGCCTAAAACGGCCTTTACCAATTATTCCAAAGATGTTTCTGAACTGATAAAGCAGGTGGGCGGTGCTCCCTGTGTGATCAAACTATTGGAAGGAACCCAAGGCGTGGGTGTGGTTTTGGCCGAAACACAACAGGCGGCCGAATCGGTGTTGGAGGCCTTTAACGGACTTCAGGCCCGTGTGATCGTGCAACAGTTCATTAAAGAGGCAGGTGGTGCCGATATCCGCGCATTTGTGGTAGATGGCGTAGTGGTAGGTGCCATGAAACGTCAAGGAAAAGAAGGTGAATTCCGCTCCAATTTGCACCGAGGTGGAACAGCCACGGTTCATCAATTGAGCGAAGATGAAGAAAATGCCGCTCTGAAAGCCGCCAAGGTGCTTGGACTGGGCATTGCAGGTGTAGACATGCTTCAATCCAAATCGGGCCCGATGATCATGGAAGTGAACTCATCTCCTGGGCTGGAAGGCATTGAAGGCGCTACAAACAAGAACATTGCTGGCGCCATTATCCGCTACATCGAACGGAACGTTTAG